ATGTTCCTATCTTCCCATCAGATGACAATCTGTGGAGCTAGGACCTGTCTCGTCCATCAGATTAGGATCTCCGAGGTAAGGACCAgttcccttccccaccctcatCAGACCAGACAGTGTCTCTCTCATTTGATCCTTTCCTGAGCATCAACCCTCAGTGCTAATGAGTCACTTCTCCCGCCCCTGCTGAGGGCCAGCCATCAACTCCTGGAGATGCTGGGGaccctgctccagccatgtgcaGGTGGGCTGCCTGTCCCATGCACCCAACCCCCAGGGCCTCAGCCACCAAGATGCTTACGTTCTTTCTTGTACTGAGtcaggctgaaaaaaaaaaaaaaaaaaaaaaaaaaccagacaggAGGTTAGATGTGGGTCTGAGAGCCCCACCCCTGCCAAAAGGTGCCCCCTAGCCCTGGCCCCAGGCGCCCCCACTCACTGGGCATCCTCGCCCTCCAGCAGGCGGCGGTAGGTGGCAATCTCCTGCTCCAGCCGCGTCTTCACGTCCAGCAGGATCTTGTACTCCTGGTTCTGCTGCTCCATCTCACACCGTAGCTGGGCCAGCTGCTCCTCCACGCTGCCAATCAGTCCCTGGATCTGGGACAGCTGCACGCAGTAGCGGTTCTCTGTCTCTGCCAGGCTGCCCTCCAGGGATGCTTTCTGCAGGAGGGCAGGAAGACCAGGGGTCAGTGAGGATGGTCAGTGCCCTCTTCTGGGCCCACCCCCACGCACGCCACTGTTCCCACCATGctgagctgggactgcagctcgATCTCCAAGGCCTGCATGGTGCGCCGGAGCTCCGAGATCTCGCTCTTGCCGCTCTGCACCAGCTCGCTGTTGGTGGCCACCTCGCGGTTCAGCTCCTCTGTCTGCAGACAGGACACAGGACAGGGCAGTATGAGCCTGGATCCCCTCTCCCAAGTCAGACCTCCTCCCAAATCTGACTGTGGAGAGAGTGGTTCCTTCTCGCCAGCTTCCCACATCCCAAAACCCAGAAACATGCCATTTGAAATGTTACTTTTTTATGGTTAATCCCTGTGTGTGGGAAGCACAGACCGGAAACTTGAGAACCAGCCAGAACATGTAGCCTGGCTCTTGGTGCTAGTTCCTGACTTCTTGAGGGAGACGTGGGAACTCCCAAGGTCTTTACCCCCTGCCTTTATTCTGTGGGGactccctgcctccccacccgTACCCCCAATTCCCAGCTTGAGCTCAGCTCCAGGTCTGTGGATGCAGCGGGTGACTCTGCGGTCCATGCAGCCTGCGAGGAGGGGGCACCTCCAAGACGTCTTGCGGTGGGCTTCCTGCCAGTGCCAAAGTCCCTGAGCCCCAGCCCCTGAGAGAGACCTCTGGCCTGCAGCAGCCCTCACCTTGCTGAAGAACCAATCCTCGGCATCCTTGCGGTTCTTCTCTGCCATCTTCTCATACTGATCACGCATCTCGTTCAGGATGCGGCTCAGGTCCACGCCTGGGGCAGCGTCCATCTCCACATTGATCTCACCGCCCACCTGGCCTCGCAGGGCGTTCATCTCCTATGGAAAAAGGGGATGTGGGTGTGAGCCTGGCCCCATCCTGACCTCTCACTCCCAAGCCTTCCCACACAAGGGGATCCCACTCCCCACCAAGACCCCTCCTTTGTTCTGCCTCTGCTCTATCTGACCCtccaaatgatttttattcatctGCTCTGTATCGGCCCTGCCTCTGCCATCAGCTCAATCTCCCCCATTAGACCAAGGActctccaaaataaaatctaagtttTAGACCTATGCCCCAAAAATTTCCCCTCTAATTTCCAAGCTTCTATGTAGGTGTCCAGATTTGAGAATTTGAAATGGGACAAGGAGACTTCCTTACTTATCCCCTGCCCTGGTGAGAGAGGCCAGATCAGGTAGGGGACGCTTCTGCGGCCCGTGGGTGCAGAGGAGCAGGGCAGTACAAGAGGTGTCTGTCCTGCACGCTGGACCCAGGGATGAGGACTCTGCAGACGGGCAGCACTCTGAGGTGACTAATCTCAGCGTGCCTGCTCTGCTCTCTCCCACCGCCTCAGCCATGACCCAGCCCCAGGGCTCCACCACCCAGTCCTCAGCCTCTCTGACCTGCCCCAGCCACCTCACCTCCTCGTGGTTCTTCTTCAGATACACCAGCTCCTCCTTGAGGTTCTCGATCTGCATCTCCAGGTCGGCTCTGGCCAGGGTCAGCTCATCCAGCACCCTGCGCAGGCCGTTGATGTCGGCTTCCACACTCACGCGCAAAGCCTGCTCCGTCTCAAACCTGCCGTGGGAACCAGAGACTTCAGCCCAGGCTGCTGGGACCTGCAGGTCCAGGTCCTGGCCACTCACCTGCCTTCACTTTGCCGGGACTCTAAGGGTTTGGGAGGGCTGACGAGAGGGTCGACTGGAGATGAATTCCAGCCCTGGAGTCCTGGGACCATCACAGGGCCAGATCCCACACCCACCGGCTTCCTTacttctctctgcctgctgcctcctctccctctcttctatTCCCTGCCTAAGCCCAGCAGCCTTCAGAACTGGCTGCCTTTGCTGCATCCTGGACTCAGGGGTAGGGCTCCTAGGACTGCCCCACCCAGAGCTCCTGCGCCTTCCCACAAGCAACCAAGGAGCCCTGAGATCCTCCCCCAGCTGGCCCAGGCTGCCCAAGTCCACTGGCCAGGACTCACTTGGTGCGGAAGTCATCAGCAGCCAGACGGGCGTTGTCGATTTGCAGCAGGATGTTGGCATTGTCCACGGTGGCTGTGAGGATCTGAGGAAATGGGAGACAGTCGGGTCATTGGATGGGAGAGGCTGAGCCCACACCAGGGTTCTGAGCGGTCTTCCTGCCTGGGGGCCTCTCTTCCCACCCAGCCTCTCCCTTGCCCCATGCTATCTTATTGGCAGAGGAGGGGCAAGCAGGAGTCTGAAGGGCTGAAAGCTGCCTCTTCTCCACCCCCCACCCTACTCTCAGTACCTGCCTCCTCCACCAGACCCCTATGCCAGGCTCAGCCTTAAAGGAGAAGAGACAGCTGG
This is a stretch of genomic DNA from Saimiri boliviensis isolate mSaiBol1 chromosome 17, mSaiBol1.pri, whole genome shotgun sequence. It encodes these proteins:
- the KRT17 gene encoding keratin, type I cytoskeletal 17; the protein is MTTTIRQFTSSSSIKGSSGLGGGSSRTSCRLSGGLGGGSCRLGSAGGLGSALGGSSYSSCYSFGSGGGYGSSFGSVDGLLAGGEKATMQNLNDRLASYLDKVRALEEANTELEVKIRDWYQRQAPGPARDYSHYYRTIEELQNKILTATVDNANILLQIDNARLAADDFRTKFETEQALRVSVEADINGLRRVLDELTLARADLEMQIENLKEELVYLKKNHEEEMNALRGQVGGEINVEMDAAPGVDLSRILNEMRDQYEKMAEKNRKDAEDWFFSKTEELNREVATNSELVQSGKSEISELRRTMQALEIELQSQLSMKASLEGSLAETENRYCVQLSQIQGLIGSVEEQLAQLRCEMEQQNQEYKILLDVKTRLEQEIATYRRLLEGEDAHLTQYKKEPVTTRQVRTIVEEVQDGKVISSREQVHQTTH